The proteins below come from a single Lachnospiraceae bacterium JLR.KK002 genomic window:
- a CDS encoding potassium transporter TrkG: protein MTRRLSRVQTIALGFLLIIIAGTVLLMLPAASRSGESAGFLNALFTSTSSTCVTGLVVVDTYSNWTLFGQIVILVLIQTGGLGFITIGIFFSIFLKRRIGLKERNLIQESVNTLHIGGAVRLVRKIVFYTAIIEGTGAVLLMIRFIPRFGWLKGIWYGIFHSISAFCNAGFDLMGQFEPYGSLTMYYDDILINLVIMALIILGGIGFIVWDDISVHKWKVKKYMLHTKIVLTMTLVLIVAGSICFYLFERENLLADMDAKGQILSSVFGAVTPRTAGFNTTDTGAYTEATRLLTVILMFIGGSPGSTAGGVKTTTMMVILLYIWSSLRNKKGLNIFGRRLDEDSIKKASTVFFINMLLASVAALLMCGLETALPLSDI, encoded by the coding sequence ATGACTCGGAGATTAAGCAGAGTGCAGACTATTGCACTGGGATTTTTACTGATTATCATAGCCGGAACTGTACTGCTGATGCTGCCGGCAGCATCCAGAAGCGGAGAAAGCGCAGGATTTCTGAATGCCCTTTTTACGTCTACCAGCAGCACCTGCGTGACAGGGCTGGTGGTGGTGGACACATACAGCAACTGGACGCTGTTTGGACAGATTGTGATTCTGGTGCTGATTCAGACCGGCGGGCTGGGGTTTATTACCATAGGAATCTTTTTTTCCATTTTTCTGAAACGCCGGATTGGCCTGAAAGAGCGAAATCTGATTCAGGAGAGCGTCAATACCCTGCATATTGGCGGAGCAGTACGTCTGGTGAGAAAAATCGTCTTCTATACGGCAATAATCGAAGGAACAGGAGCAGTCCTGCTGATGATAAGGTTTATTCCAAGATTTGGCTGGCTGAAAGGAATCTGGTATGGTATCTTTCATTCCATTTCCGCTTTCTGCAACGCAGGATTTGATTTGATGGGTCAGTTTGAACCCTATGGGTCGCTGACCATGTATTATGATGACATACTGATAAATCTGGTGATTATGGCCCTGATTATTCTGGGCGGTATTGGGTTTATTGTATGGGATGATATTTCCGTTCACAAATGGAAGGTAAAAAAATATATGCTGCATACGAAAATTGTCCTTACCATGACACTGGTGCTGATTGTGGCGGGAAGTATCTGTTTTTATCTGTTCGAGCGGGAAAATCTGCTGGCAGACATGGATGCAAAAGGACAGATTCTGTCTTCCGTATTCGGAGCAGTTACGCCCAGAACAGCGGGATTTAATACCACGGATACCGGCGCCTATACGGAGGCTACCAGACTTCTGACGGTGATTCTGATGTTTATTGGAGGGAGCCCCGGTTCCACAGCAGGCGGTGTGAAAACCACTACCATGATGGTGATTCTGCTGTATATCTGGTCCAGTTTGCGGAATAAAAAGGGACTGAATATTTTTGGAAGAAGGCTGGATGAAGATTCCATCAAAAAAGCAAGTACCGTGTTTTTTATTAACATGCTGCTGGCTTCCGTTGCCGCTCTGCTCATGTGCGGCCTGGAAACTGCTCTGCCTTTGTCGGATATTT
- a CDS encoding methyl-accepting chemotaxis protein, with protein MKDMKMRTRLIAGFAIIGVLILAMGLISYNVLASSDAETLREQIILAVLLVVTLSFSIGLSVSILRDIRRSLDILSEAAREIAVGNANITLTKLKNDEFGEVVDEFQKIIDNIKYQGEISEMIAVGDLTADVKPKGSKDVLGNALEGIIRENNRMLSDIRESTMQVTVGAEQVSDASQALAQGATQQASATEEITASMNEIAERTKVNVEQINEANDLVENMGKEAININDSMTEMMSAMTDINEASENISKIIKVIDDIAFQTNILALNAAVEAARAGVHGKGFAVVAEEVRSLAGKSASAASETAEMIEDSIHKVGLGSKIAKETSGSLSEIMSKIEHVVELTHSIAVASNDQATAVTQIDQAINQVSQVTQTNSATSEECAAASEELSNQAATLRSLVGNYKLKDNGSRFSASTDSDIYSKSDDNEKIISLEGDFGKY; from the coding sequence ATGAAAGATATGAAAATGCGGACACGGTTGATTGCCGGTTTTGCAATTATCGGCGTGTTGATTCTCGCAATGGGACTGATTAGCTATAATGTTCTGGCTTCCTCAGATGCAGAGACTTTGCGGGAACAGATTATTCTGGCAGTCCTGCTGGTAGTAACGTTAAGTTTTTCCATTGGTCTGTCTGTCAGTATTCTGAGAGATATCCGGCGTTCACTGGATATTCTGAGTGAGGCTGCAAGAGAAATCGCCGTAGGTAATGCAAATATTACACTTACCAAACTGAAAAATGATGAGTTTGGCGAGGTGGTAGATGAATTCCAGAAGATTATTGATAACATTAAGTATCAGGGCGAGATTTCCGAAATGATTGCAGTGGGTGACCTGACTGCAGATGTAAAACCCAAAGGCTCCAAGGACGTTCTGGGTAATGCACTGGAAGGTATTATCCGGGAAAACAACCGAATGCTTTCCGATATCAGAGAGTCTACCATGCAGGTAACGGTTGGCGCGGAACAGGTATCAGACGCAAGCCAGGCTCTGGCGCAGGGCGCAACACAGCAGGCAAGCGCTACCGAAGAAATTACAGCTTCCATGAATGAAATTGCAGAGAGAACCAAGGTGAATGTGGAACAGATTAATGAAGCAAACGACCTTGTGGAAAATATGGGTAAAGAAGCCATTAATATAAATGACAGCATGACGGAAATGATGAGTGCCATGACAGATATCAACGAGGCTTCTGAGAATATTTCCAAGATTATCAAAGTAATTGACGACATTGCTTTCCAGACCAATATTCTTGCCTTAAATGCGGCGGTGGAAGCGGCAAGGGCAGGCGTTCACGGCAAAGGTTTTGCGGTTGTGGCGGAAGAAGTGCGGAGTCTTGCAGGCAAGAGTGCTTCTGCGGCCAGTGAGACGGCGGAAATGATTGAGGATTCTATCCACAAGGTAGGACTGGGCTCCAAGATAGCAAAAGAGACCAGCGGATCTCTGTCAGAGATTATGAGCAAGATTGAACATGTGGTAGAGCTGACCCACAGTATTGCAGTGGCATCCAATGACCAGGCAACGGCAGTTACACAGATCGATCAGGCAATCAATCAGGTATCGCAGGTAACTCAGACAAATTCCGCAACCAGCGAAGAATGTGCGGCAGCCAGCGAAGAGCTGTCAAATCAGGCGGCAACATTGCGCAGTCTGGTAGGAAATTACAAGCTGAAAGACAATGGAAGCAGATTCAGTGCCTCCACAGATTCGGATATTTACAGCAAGTCAGATGACAATGAAAAGATTATTTCTCTGGAAGGCGATTTCGGGAAATATTAA
- a CDS encoding chemotaxis protein CheW, with protein sequence MAEELMDELDELEELEEDSQKGMFMTFRIGDEYYGIAINYVNEIIGTQAITPVPEVEDYIKGLINIRGKIIPVIDVKIRFRQEPFEYMDRTCIIVIDVKGTMVGLIVEQIADVISIDEKSIIPPPSLNQNSYGRDKYVFGLVRVADEVKLLLDPEKLIRDEDPALPE encoded by the coding sequence ATGGCAGAAGAATTAATGGATGAATTGGATGAACTGGAAGAACTGGAAGAAGATTCCCAGAAAGGGATGTTCATGACCTTCCGCATAGGTGACGAATATTATGGAATCGCAATTAATTATGTAAATGAAATTATCGGCACGCAGGCAATCACGCCGGTTCCGGAAGTGGAGGATTACATTAAGGGCCTGATTAATATCCGGGGGAAAATCATACCGGTGATTGATGTGAAGATACGTTTCAGGCAGGAGCCATTTGAATATATGGACCGTACCTGCATTATTGTGATTGATGTAAAAGGTACTATGGTAGGCCTGATTGTGGAACAGATTGCAGATGTTATTTCCATTGACGAGAAGAGTATCATCCCGCCTCCATCGTTAAATCAGAACAGTTATGGAAGAGATAAATATGTGTTCGGCCTTGTAAGGGTGGCAGATGAAGTAAAGTTATTGTTAGATCCGGAAAAACTTATCAGGGACGAAGACCCGGCATTACCGGAATAA
- a CDS encoding chemotaxis protein CheA, translating into MAEDFNTDSMLDMFLYESEQLLETLQNIVLEKKDEDCFDETSINEIFRVMHTIKGSSGIMMYENITKVSHKLEDVFYYLRESSPENVPHLELVDHVLDVADFITGELDKIKDGETPDGDETKIVDDIDKFLKKIKSGIEEKGEELPPENTYVEPSQFYIAPTGSESFKYYKASIYYRSDTQMCNIRAYTAVYSLKEITDDMEYMPDDIISNEESGAVILEDGFHMLIKCQCSSEEILSAIGDTSGMERVEINDCTQQEFEMGFHDHGPEQIIIEMDDKEKKEEGKKEEKKEPAPGDYVIKNKETGKGKKLAKNHPKPSPKQSYISVNVEKMDALMDMIGELVISEAVVLQNPDLKVAGLDLSNFQKAAGQLSKITTELQDVIMSMRMMPLTNTFQKMNRIVFDVSRKLGKDIELEVIGENTEVDKNIIEHISDPLMHLIRNSVDHGIEDKETRIAAGKNPRGKITLEAKNEGGKVYIIVRDDGKGLNREVLYNKAKNNGLIGNRPMSDFSDKEIYQFITYAGFSTKEQVTEYSGRGVGMDVVVKNIQTIGGKLEIDSVEGAGSEMIMKIPLTLAIINGIVMQVGSSTFVIETNAVKEFVRISRDMIVKEPDGEEYVMLRGECYPFIRLNEMYHLAGSNTDIEEGIVVVLEHENKYVCVFIDQLIAEQEIVVKPIPSYIKKVQGLSGCTQLGDGSIALILDIAGLIAGQERS; encoded by the coding sequence ATGGCAGAAGATTTTAATACGGACAGTATGCTGGATATGTTTTTATATGAGAGCGAACAGCTCCTGGAAACACTCCAGAATATTGTTCTGGAAAAGAAAGATGAAGATTGTTTTGATGAAACCTCCATCAATGAAATTTTCCGTGTCATGCATACGATAAAAGGTTCTTCGGGTATTATGATGTATGAAAATATCACGAAGGTATCCCATAAGCTGGAAGACGTATTTTATTATTTAAGAGAATCCAGTCCGGAAAATGTACCTCATCTGGAACTGGTGGATCATGTTCTGGATGTGGCCGATTTCATTACAGGAGAGCTGGATAAGATTAAAGACGGTGAGACGCCTGACGGTGACGAAACCAAAATTGTGGATGATATTGATAAATTCCTGAAAAAAATCAAATCCGGTATTGAGGAAAAAGGCGAGGAACTGCCGCCGGAAAATACCTATGTAGAGCCCAGCCAGTTTTATATTGCGCCTACCGGAAGCGAGAGTTTTAAATATTATAAGGCGTCCATTTACTATCGAAGCGATACGCAGATGTGTAATATCCGGGCTTATACCGCCGTATATTCCCTGAAGGAAATTACGGACGATATGGAATATATGCCGGACGATATTATTTCCAATGAGGAAAGCGGAGCTGTTATTCTGGAAGACGGATTCCATATGCTGATTAAGTGCCAGTGTTCCAGTGAGGAAATACTGAGTGCCATCGGAGATACTTCCGGCATGGAGCGGGTGGAAATTAACGACTGCACCCAGCAGGAATTTGAGATGGGCTTCCATGACCATGGACCGGAACAGATTATCATTGAAATGGATGATAAGGAGAAAAAGGAAGAAGGGAAAAAGGAAGAGAAGAAAGAGCCGGCGCCGGGCGATTATGTCATTAAGAATAAAGAAACCGGAAAAGGCAAGAAGCTGGCCAAGAATCATCCCAAGCCCTCTCCCAAACAGTCTTATATCAGCGTAAATGTGGAGAAGATGGACGCATTGATGGATATGATAGGGGAGCTTGTTATTTCCGAGGCGGTTGTACTGCAGAATCCGGATTTGAAGGTTGCCGGACTGGATCTGAGTAATTTCCAGAAAGCGGCAGGACAGCTTTCCAAGATTACCACAGAACTGCAGGATGTGATTATGTCCATGCGTATGATGCCTCTGACCAATACATTCCAGAAGATGAACCGTATTGTGTTTGATGTATCCAGAAAACTGGGAAAAGATATTGAGCTGGAGGTAATCGGCGAGAATACGGAAGTTGACAAGAATATCATTGAGCATATTTCCGATCCGCTGATGCATTTAATCCGGAATTCCGTAGACCATGGAATTGAAGATAAAGAGACCCGTATCGCCGCCGGTAAAAATCCCAGAGGAAAGATTACACTGGAAGCCAAAAATGAGGGCGGTAAGGTGTATATTATTGTAAGAGACGACGGTAAGGGACTGAACAGGGAAGTGCTGTATAACAAGGCAAAAAATAATGGTCTGATTGGCAACCGGCCCATGTCTGACTTTAGCGATAAGGAAATTTATCAGTTTATTACCTATGCAGGATTTTCCACAAAAGAACAGGTGACCGAGTATTCCGGCCGCGGCGTGGGAATGGATGTGGTAGTGAAGAACATTCAGACCATCGGCGGCAAGCTGGAAATTGACAGCGTGGAAGGCGCCGGTTCTGAAATGATTATGAAGATTCCGCTGACACTGGCCATCATCAATGGAATAGTCATGCAGGTTGGCAGTTCCACCTTTGTGATTGAGACAAATGCAGTAAAAGAATTTGTCAGAATCAGCAGGGATATGATTGTAAAAGAGCCGGACGGGGAAGAGTATGTAATGCTTCGGGGCGAGTGTTATCCCTTCATCAGACTGAATGAAATGTATCATCTGGCAGGGTCAAACACAGATATCGAAGAAGGTATCGTAGTGGTGCTGGAGCACGAAAATAAATATGTCTGCGTATTCATTGACCAGTTGATTGCAGAGCAGGAGATTGTAGTAAAGCCAATTCCTTCCTACATAAAAAAAGTGCAGGGACTTTCCGGATGCACCCAGCTTGGGGATGGAAGCATTGCGTTGATTCTGGATATTGCAGGGTTAATTGCCGGACAGGAAAGGAGTTAA
- a CDS encoding response regulator, giving the protein MKILLAEDDFASRKFMTNYLEKYGDCDITVDGEEAVDAFLMALEDGEPYDLICLDVMMPVLDGYQALKAIRDIEKERGIQGTDGVKIIMTTALNEERNVKKAFEMGCTVYSGKPIDLNKFEMILKKLELIK; this is encoded by the coding sequence ATGAAGATTTTACTGGCGGAAGACGACTTCGCAAGCCGCAAATTTATGACAAATTATCTCGAAAAATATGGAGACTGTGATATTACCGTAGATGGCGAAGAAGCTGTGGATGCATTTTTAATGGCGCTGGAAGACGGAGAACCTTATGATTTAATCTGTCTGGACGTTATGATGCCCGTACTGGACGGTTATCAGGCACTGAAAGCCATCCGTGATATTGAAAAGGAACGGGGGATTCAGGGAACTGACGGTGTGAAGATTATTATGACCACCGCGCTGAATGAAGAGAGAAATGTGAAGAAAGCGTTTGAAATGGGATGCACTGTGTATTCCGGCAAGCCCATTGACCTGAATAAATTTGAAATGATTCTGAAGAAACTGGAGCTGATAAAATGA